One genomic window of Oncorhynchus kisutch isolate 150728-3 linkage group LG24, Okis_V2, whole genome shotgun sequence includes the following:
- the LOC109869568 gene encoding poly(rC)-binding protein 4 isoform X1, whose translation MRLPVCNSHITMNCEQDFGDGGLGVTLTLRLLMHGKEVGSIIGKKGETVKRIREESSARVNISEGSCPERIITITGSTDCVFRAFTMITYKLEEDLTTLVANGTISSKPPVTLRLVIPASQCGSLIGKGGAKIREIRESTGAQIQVAGDLLPNSTERGVTISGSQDSVIQCVKLICTVILESPPKGATIPYRPSLSPGALLISGNQVFEASDFTPHPLYSVSQGGLDLQQSDLFQAYTVQNQYGIPHTELAKLHQLSMQQNMQQNMQQNMQQNMQQSTMCQQATTILSGMDSNSSQELLIPNDLIGSIIGRQGAKINEIRQMSGAQIKIGSQLDGTSDRHVTITGTPVSINLAQYLITSCLETAKSTAQAASMASPNMADLNMAFTQPVSPASSPHSASTLAAMSALSPTPVMGHPYGVLPFSGLLGVKSVPFLTLSSPTPQVAVTAAPSHTTMAAYTTKISSANCIKKPDRQKFAPY comes from the exons aaaggagagactgtGAAAAGAATACGAGAAGAG AGCAGTGCACGGGTGAACATCTCAGAGGGCTCCTGTCCAGAGAGGATCATCACCATCACTGGTTCTACAGACTGTGTCTTCAGGGCCTTCACCATGATCACATACAAACTGGAAGAG GACCTCACTACACTGGTGGCCAACGGCACCATCAGCAGCAAACCCCCAGTGACCCTACGACTAGTCATCCCAGCCAGCCAGTGTGGCTCCCTTATTGGCAAGGGAGGGGCCAAGATCAGGGAGATCAGAGAG AGCACCGGAGCACAGATACAGGTGGCAGGGGATTTGCTGCCAAACTCTACTGAGCGAGGGGTGACGATATCGGGGAGTCAGGACTCTGTAATCCAGTGTGTCAAGCTCATCTGCACTGTAATCCTGGAG TCTCCCCCGAAAGGTGCTACTATTCCTTACCGGCCCAGCCTCTCCCCAGGAGCACTTCTCATCTCTGGCAACCAG GTGTTTGAGGCATCAGACTTTACCCCCCACCCTCTGTACTCAGTCTCCCAGGGGGGGCTTGACCTGCAGCAG AGTGATCTCTTCCAGGCCTACACTGTACAAAACCAATATGGAATTCCTCATACAGAG TTGGCCAAGCTACATCAGCTATCCATGCAGCAGAACATGCAGCAGAACATGCAGCAGAACATGCAGCAGAACATGCAGCAGAGTACCATGTGCCAGCAGGCTACAACCATTCTATCCG gAATGGACTCAAACTCATCGCAGGAGCTCCTTATTCCAAATGAT CTGATAGGCTCGATCATCGGCCGGCAGGGCGCTAAGATCAATGAGATCAGGCAGATGTCGGGGGCTCAGATCAAGATTGGCAGCCAGCTAGACGGGACCAGTGACCGTCACGTCACCATTACAGGCACACCAGTCAGCATCAACCTGGCCCAGTACCTCATCACCTCCTG TTTAGAGACAGCTAAATCTACGGCCCAGGCAGCGTCCATGGCCTCCCCCAACATGGCTGACCTCAACATGGCCTTCACCCAGCCCGTCTCCCCGGCCTCCTCCCCCCACTCCGCCTCCACCCTGGCAGCCATGAGTGCCCTCTCCCCAACCCCCGTCATGGGCCACCCCTACGGCGTTCTGCCCTTTTCCGGCCTGCTAGGGGTCAAGTCTGTCCCCTTCCTGACTCTCTCTAGCCCCACGCCCCAGGTCGCTGTCACCGCAGCCCCCTCCCACACCACAATGGCAGCCTACACTACCAAAATCTCCTCAGCCAACTGCATCAAGAAACCCGACAGACAGAAGTTCGCACCTTACTGA
- the LOC109869568 gene encoding poly(rC)-binding protein 4 isoform X3, protein MRLPVCNSHITMNCEQDFGDGGLGVTLTLRLLMHGKSSARVNISEGSCPERIITITGSTDCVFRAFTMITYKLEEDLTTLVANGTISSKPPVTLRLVIPASQCGSLIGKGGAKIREIRESTGAQIQVAGDLLPNSTERGVTISGSQDSVIQCVKLICTVILESPPKGATIPYRPSLSPGALLISGNQVFEASDFTPHPLYSVSQGGLDLQQSDLFQAYTVQNQYGIPHTELAKLHQLSMQQNMQQNMQQNMQQNMQQSTMCQQATTILSGMDSNSSQELLIPNDLIGSIIGRQGAKINEIRQMSGAQIKIGSQLDGTSDRHVTITGTPVSINLAQYLITSCLETAKSTAQAASMASPNMADLNMAFTQPVSPASSPHSASTLAAMSALSPTPVMGHPYGVLPFSGLLGVKSVPFLTLSSPTPQVAVTAAPSHTTMAAYTTKISSANCIKKPDRQKFAPY, encoded by the exons AGCAGTGCACGGGTGAACATCTCAGAGGGCTCCTGTCCAGAGAGGATCATCACCATCACTGGTTCTACAGACTGTGTCTTCAGGGCCTTCACCATGATCACATACAAACTGGAAGAG GACCTCACTACACTGGTGGCCAACGGCACCATCAGCAGCAAACCCCCAGTGACCCTACGACTAGTCATCCCAGCCAGCCAGTGTGGCTCCCTTATTGGCAAGGGAGGGGCCAAGATCAGGGAGATCAGAGAG AGCACCGGAGCACAGATACAGGTGGCAGGGGATTTGCTGCCAAACTCTACTGAGCGAGGGGTGACGATATCGGGGAGTCAGGACTCTGTAATCCAGTGTGTCAAGCTCATCTGCACTGTAATCCTGGAG TCTCCCCCGAAAGGTGCTACTATTCCTTACCGGCCCAGCCTCTCCCCAGGAGCACTTCTCATCTCTGGCAACCAG GTGTTTGAGGCATCAGACTTTACCCCCCACCCTCTGTACTCAGTCTCCCAGGGGGGGCTTGACCTGCAGCAG AGTGATCTCTTCCAGGCCTACACTGTACAAAACCAATATGGAATTCCTCATACAGAG TTGGCCAAGCTACATCAGCTATCCATGCAGCAGAACATGCAGCAGAACATGCAGCAGAACATGCAGCAGAACATGCAGCAGAGTACCATGTGCCAGCAGGCTACAACCATTCTATCCG gAATGGACTCAAACTCATCGCAGGAGCTCCTTATTCCAAATGAT CTGATAGGCTCGATCATCGGCCGGCAGGGCGCTAAGATCAATGAGATCAGGCAGATGTCGGGGGCTCAGATCAAGATTGGCAGCCAGCTAGACGGGACCAGTGACCGTCACGTCACCATTACAGGCACACCAGTCAGCATCAACCTGGCCCAGTACCTCATCACCTCCTG TTTAGAGACAGCTAAATCTACGGCCCAGGCAGCGTCCATGGCCTCCCCCAACATGGCTGACCTCAACATGGCCTTCACCCAGCCCGTCTCCCCGGCCTCCTCCCCCCACTCCGCCTCCACCCTGGCAGCCATGAGTGCCCTCTCCCCAACCCCCGTCATGGGCCACCCCTACGGCGTTCTGCCCTTTTCCGGCCTGCTAGGGGTCAAGTCTGTCCCCTTCCTGACTCTCTCTAGCCCCACGCCCCAGGTCGCTGTCACCGCAGCCCCCTCCCACACCACAATGGCAGCCTACACTACCAAAATCTCCTCAGCCAACTGCATCAAGAAACCCGACAGACAGAAGTTCGCACCTTACTGA
- the LOC109869568 gene encoding poly(rC)-binding protein 4 isoform X2: protein MRLPVCNSHITMNCEQDFGDGGLGVTLTLRLLMHGKEVGSIIGKKGETVKRIREESSARVNISEGSCPERIITITGSTDCVFRAFTMITYKLEEDLTTLVANGTISSKPPVTLRLVIPASQCGSLIGKGGAKIREIRESTGAQIQVAGDLLPNSTERGVTISGSQDSVIQCVKLICTVILESPPKGATIPYRPSLSPGALLISGNQVFEASDFTPHPLYSVSQGGLDLQQAYTVQNQYGIPHTELAKLHQLSMQQNMQQNMQQNMQQNMQQSTMCQQATTILSGMDSNSSQELLIPNDLIGSIIGRQGAKINEIRQMSGAQIKIGSQLDGTSDRHVTITGTPVSINLAQYLITSCLETAKSTAQAASMASPNMADLNMAFTQPVSPASSPHSASTLAAMSALSPTPVMGHPYGVLPFSGLLGVKSVPFLTLSSPTPQVAVTAAPSHTTMAAYTTKISSANCIKKPDRQKFAPY from the exons aaaggagagactgtGAAAAGAATACGAGAAGAG AGCAGTGCACGGGTGAACATCTCAGAGGGCTCCTGTCCAGAGAGGATCATCACCATCACTGGTTCTACAGACTGTGTCTTCAGGGCCTTCACCATGATCACATACAAACTGGAAGAG GACCTCACTACACTGGTGGCCAACGGCACCATCAGCAGCAAACCCCCAGTGACCCTACGACTAGTCATCCCAGCCAGCCAGTGTGGCTCCCTTATTGGCAAGGGAGGGGCCAAGATCAGGGAGATCAGAGAG AGCACCGGAGCACAGATACAGGTGGCAGGGGATTTGCTGCCAAACTCTACTGAGCGAGGGGTGACGATATCGGGGAGTCAGGACTCTGTAATCCAGTGTGTCAAGCTCATCTGCACTGTAATCCTGGAG TCTCCCCCGAAAGGTGCTACTATTCCTTACCGGCCCAGCCTCTCCCCAGGAGCACTTCTCATCTCTGGCAACCAG GTGTTTGAGGCATCAGACTTTACCCCCCACCCTCTGTACTCAGTCTCCCAGGGGGGGCTTGACCTGCAGCAG GCCTACACTGTACAAAACCAATATGGAATTCCTCATACAGAG TTGGCCAAGCTACATCAGCTATCCATGCAGCAGAACATGCAGCAGAACATGCAGCAGAACATGCAGCAGAACATGCAGCAGAGTACCATGTGCCAGCAGGCTACAACCATTCTATCCG gAATGGACTCAAACTCATCGCAGGAGCTCCTTATTCCAAATGAT CTGATAGGCTCGATCATCGGCCGGCAGGGCGCTAAGATCAATGAGATCAGGCAGATGTCGGGGGCTCAGATCAAGATTGGCAGCCAGCTAGACGGGACCAGTGACCGTCACGTCACCATTACAGGCACACCAGTCAGCATCAACCTGGCCCAGTACCTCATCACCTCCTG TTTAGAGACAGCTAAATCTACGGCCCAGGCAGCGTCCATGGCCTCCCCCAACATGGCTGACCTCAACATGGCCTTCACCCAGCCCGTCTCCCCGGCCTCCTCCCCCCACTCCGCCTCCACCCTGGCAGCCATGAGTGCCCTCTCCCCAACCCCCGTCATGGGCCACCCCTACGGCGTTCTGCCCTTTTCCGGCCTGCTAGGGGTCAAGTCTGTCCCCTTCCTGACTCTCTCTAGCCCCACGCCCCAGGTCGCTGTCACCGCAGCCCCCTCCCACACCACAATGGCAGCCTACACTACCAAAATCTCCTCAGCCAACTGCATCAAGAAACCCGACAGACAGAAGTTCGCACCTTACTGA